One genomic window of Hemitrygon akajei chromosome 1, sHemAka1.3, whole genome shotgun sequence includes the following:
- the eef1e1 gene encoding eukaryotic translation elongation factor 1 epsilon-1 isoform X1: MVTPAVELSSLEKTLGLKGLLTLLLERDVTAVTNHDAIATLVPVLQTNNGPCLEGLTTIASHLVKAAKKEELLGTTPEKCAVVQQWLEYRVIQVDNCTTQDDKKIILKDLNCYLEDKVYLAGNSFTLADIMLYNGLHPIVAALTHEDREKYVNVSRWFNHIQHYPGVRQHSAAIVFVRNRLYPTVH, encoded by the exons ATGGTGACACCGGCGGTGGAGTTATCGTCGCTGGAAAAGACGCTGGGGCTGAAGGGG CTCCTAACGTTGCTTCTGGAACGTGATGTAACTGCAGTTACAAATCATGATGCTATTGCTACTCTG GTTCCAGTGCTGCAGACAAATAATGGACCTTGTTTAGAGGGGTTGACAACCATTGCGTCTCATCTGGTAAAAGCAGCTAAAAAAGAGGAACTACTGGGGACCACCCCTGAGAAGTGTGCTGTTGTTCAGCAGTGGCTTGAATATAGAGTAATTCAAGTAGACAATTGTACCACTCAAGATGataaaaaaatcattttaaaG GACCTCAATTGCTATCTTGAGGATAAGGTTTATCTGGCAGGAAACAGCTTCACTTTAGCAGATATCATGTTGTACAATGGTCTTCATCCTATTGTG GCTGCACTGACCCATGAAGATCGAGAGAAATATGTGAATGTTTCACGATGGTTCAACCACATCCAGCATTATCCTGGTGTCCGACAACATTCTGCTGCTATCGTCTTTGTAAGAAACAGGCTGTATCCTACTGTCCACTAG
- the eef1e1 gene encoding eukaryotic translation elongation factor 1 epsilon-1 isoform X3 — translation MVTPAVELSSLEKTLGLKGVPVLQTNNGPCLEGLTTIASHLVKAAKKEELLGTTPEKCAVVQQWLEYRVIQVDNCTTQDDKKIILKDLNCYLEDKVYLAGNSFTLADIMLYNGLHPIVAALTHEDREKYVNVSRWFNHIQHYPGVRQHSAAIVFVRNRLYPTVH, via the exons ATGGTGACACCGGCGGTGGAGTTATCGTCGCTGGAAAAGACGCTGGGGCTGAAGGGG GTTCCAGTGCTGCAGACAAATAATGGACCTTGTTTAGAGGGGTTGACAACCATTGCGTCTCATCTGGTAAAAGCAGCTAAAAAAGAGGAACTACTGGGGACCACCCCTGAGAAGTGTGCTGTTGTTCAGCAGTGGCTTGAATATAGAGTAATTCAAGTAGACAATTGTACCACTCAAGATGataaaaaaatcattttaaaG GACCTCAATTGCTATCTTGAGGATAAGGTTTATCTGGCAGGAAACAGCTTCACTTTAGCAGATATCATGTTGTACAATGGTCTTCATCCTATTGTG GCTGCACTGACCCATGAAGATCGAGAGAAATATGTGAATGTTTCACGATGGTTCAACCACATCCAGCATTATCCTGGTGTCCGACAACATTCTGCTGCTATCGTCTTTGTAAGAAACAGGCTGTATCCTACTGTCCACTAG
- the eef1e1 gene encoding eukaryotic translation elongation factor 1 epsilon-1 isoform X2 — protein MVTPAVELSSLEKTLGLKGVSEGVPVLQTNNGPCLEGLTTIASHLVKAAKKEELLGTTPEKCAVVQQWLEYRVIQVDNCTTQDDKKIILKDLNCYLEDKVYLAGNSFTLADIMLYNGLHPIVAALTHEDREKYVNVSRWFNHIQHYPGVRQHSAAIVFVRNRLYPTVH, from the exons ATGGTGACACCGGCGGTGGAGTTATCGTCGCTGGAAAAGACGCTGGGGCTGAAGGGGGTCAGTGAAGGA GTTCCAGTGCTGCAGACAAATAATGGACCTTGTTTAGAGGGGTTGACAACCATTGCGTCTCATCTGGTAAAAGCAGCTAAAAAAGAGGAACTACTGGGGACCACCCCTGAGAAGTGTGCTGTTGTTCAGCAGTGGCTTGAATATAGAGTAATTCAAGTAGACAATTGTACCACTCAAGATGataaaaaaatcattttaaaG GACCTCAATTGCTATCTTGAGGATAAGGTTTATCTGGCAGGAAACAGCTTCACTTTAGCAGATATCATGTTGTACAATGGTCTTCATCCTATTGTG GCTGCACTGACCCATGAAGATCGAGAGAAATATGTGAATGTTTCACGATGGTTCAACCACATCCAGCATTATCCTGGTGTCCGACAACATTCTGCTGCTATCGTCTTTGTAAGAAACAGGCTGTATCCTACTGTCCACTAG